Proteins encoded in a region of the Oscarella lobularis chromosome 5, ooOscLobu1.1, whole genome shotgun sequence genome:
- the LOC136187773 gene encoding S-adenosyl-L-methionine-dependent tRNA 4-demethylwyosine synthase TYW1-like, with protein MFSVGISLGVAGWALSGVLGLLVAFYVIFTRQKDRNVPSATNHGQRKAEKSLKIVYASQTGTAKRFAESLHDDFQSNKWQSSLVNIKDYDPEDCLPQEVDSHQLCIFILATYTDGKAPECGTWFVQWLEEAVKDFRVQKSMLKGMVYAVFGLGNSLYKEHFNMVGKNVDEWLTRLSAKRVSSVGLGDENVAASRNGGIEKDFAMWKKRLFITVESWLSGSDVGGDDSPPALSAPNTELVESSDEEDTEDKNLVDLEDLGGAVKKAKEERKKKELGGEASPRDMVTSVIRQSLTKQGYRIIGSHSGVKMCRWTKSMLRGRGGCYKHTFYGIESHRCMEATPSLACANKCVFCWRHHTNPVGTEWKWNMDDPSAILDGALSNHYQMIKQFRGVPGVKAEKFEEAKTAKHCALSLVGEPIMYPRINELISMLHEKEISTFLVTNAQFPDAIKNLRPVTQLYVSVDASSKESLKRIDRPLFKDYWMRFLDSLRALSDKGQRTVYRLTLVKEWNTEELEGYSKLVSLGSPDFIEIKGVTYCGESKASTLTMENVPWHEEVVSFVQKLADLLPDYELACEHEHSNCVLLAHKKFLIDGVWHTWIDYAKFHHLMQDYERSGCTREFTSSDYVARTPDWALYDNPHHGFDPNETRWQRKRKAKDLSGC; from the exons ATGTTCTCTG TCGGGATTTCGCTTGGAGTTGCCGGGTGGGCCCTCTCCGGGGTCCTCGGTCTCCTCGTCGCATTCTACGTCATCTTTACGCGTCAGAAGGATAGAAACGTACCGTCAGCGACGAATCATGGACAGCGAAAAGCCGAAAAGAGCCTAAAAATCGTCTACGCCTCTCAAACGGGAACAGCTAAA CGCTTTGCAGAAAGCTTGCACGACGATTTTCAGAGCAACAAATGGCAGTCGTCACTCGTCAATATCAAGGACTACGATCCGGAAGATTGCCTTCCTCAAGAA GTTGATAGTCATCAGTTGTGTATCTTCATTCTTGCAACTTACACAGACGGCAAAGCACCGGAGTGTGGCACGTGGTTCGTTCAGTGGCTCGAAGAAGCGGTCAAGGATTTTCGCGTGCAAAAGTCGATGCTCAAGGGAATGGTGTACGCCGTTTTCGGATTAGGAAATAGCTTGTACAAAGAGCATTTCAATATG GTAGGGAAAAATGTGGACGAATGGCTGACGCGTTTGTCTGCGAAGAGAGTTTCTTCGGTGGGGCTCGGAGACGAGAACGTTGCCGCTAGTCGAAACGGAG GCATTGAGAAAGACTTTGCCATGTGGAAGAAACGTTTGTTTATCACTGTAGAGTCTTGGCTGTCTGGTAGCGATGTAGGAGGAGACGATTCTCCTCCTGCACTGTCAGCTCCCAATACG GAACTCGTGGAATCGTCAGACGAGGAAGATACGGAGGATAAGAATCTGGTTGATCTCGAGGATTTGGGGGGCGCagtgaagaaagcgaaggaagagagaaagaagaaagagctaGGCGGTGAAGCGTCGCCTCGAGATATGGTCACTTCCGTAATAAGACAATCGCTAACCAAACAAG GCTATCGTATTATAGGATCTCATTCTGGAGTGAAGATGTGTCGATGGACCAAA TCGATGCTTCGAGGACGAGGTGGATGCTACAAGCACACGTTCTACGGCATCGAAAGCCATCGATGCATGGAAGCGACGCCCAGTTTGGCGTGCGCCAATAAGTGCGTCTTCTGTTGGAGACACCACACGAATCCCGTTGGCACGGAGTGGAAATGGAATATGGACGATCCGAGCGCGATTCTGGACGGGGCACTTTCGAATCACTATCAAATGATTAAACAATTTCGAGGCGTTCCTGGCGTCAAGGCGGAAAAGTTTGAGGAGGCGAAGACAGCTAAGCACTGTGCTCTGTCATTAGTAG GGGAACCCATCATGTATCCTAGAATCAATGAACTTATCAGCATGCTACACGAGAAAGAGATATCGACGTTTCTCGTCACCAATGCCCAGTTTCCTGACGCAATCAA AAATTTACGGCCTGTGACTCAGCTCTACGTCAGCGTGGACGCCTCTTCCAAGGAGAGCTTGAAGCGCATTGACAGGCCATTATTCAAAGATTACTGGATGAGATTCTTAGACAGTTTGAGAGCGCTCTCAGACAAA GGGCAACGGACGGTGTACAGGCTGACTCTGGTCAAGGAGTGGAATACGGAGGAACTGGAAGGATATTCTAAGCTAGTTTCTCTCGGATCTCCCGACTTTATAGAGATTAAG GGAGTGACGTATTGTGGAGAATCCAAGGcatcgacgttgacgatgGAAAACGTGCCTTGGCACGAGGAG GTTGTGTCTTTTGTGCAAAAGTTGGCTGATTTGCTGCCTGATTACGAGCTCGCTTGTGAGCACGAACATTCAAATTGCGTTCTTCTTGCTCATAAAAAG TTTCTCATTGACGGCGTTTGGCACACGTGGATTGACTATGCTAAATTCCATCATTTG ATGCAAGATTACGAGCGATCGGGGTGTACGAGAGAGTTTACGTCGTCTGATTATGTTGCAAGGACGCCAGACTGGGCTCTCTACGATAATCCTCACCACGGCTTTGATCCTAACGAAACTCGCTGGCAGAGAAAGCGGAAGGCGAAAGATTTATCAGGCTGCTAA
- the LOC136187775 gene encoding ribosome biogenesis protein BRX1 homolog, with amino-acid sequence MDEKGAKKVKRACINACISQSLVISAALYRRSSGKDEADKDEQGAKKPRWTNKQRVLIFCARGITHRPRHLMNDLRLLLPHSKADAKLHGKDKLFVVNEVCDDANRSERDFVAVARPIRTQLARTCSAGKKSCLLRRPELERSLSECSKACNCLVPSWWNGAEFSSGCGTTSDLRRATI; translated from the exons ATGGACGAAAAGGGAGCCAAGAAGGTCAAGAGAGCCTGTATCAACGCGTGTATTAGTCAGTCGCTCGTAATATCAGCTGCACTGTACCGTCGTTCTTCAGGGAAGGACGAGGCTGACAAGGACGAACAGGGAGCCAAGAAG CCTCGATGGACAAATAAGCAGCGCGTTCTCATTTTCTGCGCCAGAGGAATCACGCACAG ACCTCGCCATTTGATGAACGACCTTCGTTTACTTCTTCCTCATTCGAAAGCAG ACGCTAAGCTTCATGGAAAGGATAAGCTGTTTGTTGTGAACGAG GTTTGTGACGACGCAAATCGAAGCGAGCGGGATTTCGTAGCGGTAGCACGCCCTATTAGGACACAGCTAGCACGCACCTGCAGCGCCGGGAAAAAGTCCTGCTTATTGCGAAGGCCCGAGCTCGAGCGAAGTCTTTCCGAGTGTTCAAAGGCCTGCAACTGTTTGGTTCCAAGCTGGTGGAACGGAGCCGAGTTTTCTAGCGGCTGCGGAACTACCAGCGATTTGAGACGGGCCACCATCTG A